A portion of the Pedobacter cryoconitis genome contains these proteins:
- a CDS encoding DUF4397 domain-containing protein, giving the protein MKFNLTSFSKNIKRTLVLTAITGAVLSFNACKKDSPIQQDRSALSITNASPLNDSIDFILNNRKVSSVSLPYGKTYNYFTLISGKQLGALAKAGSVETFYRSNFDLVTNQYHSLYITSQTINKADSSAFLVIKDDFTAPAAGQGKIRFINLSSNSPAYDLVIDGDTTSFKNRAFKEYTVFKNLKPAKYKVSLVNPTTKAVAATLADVEITAGNFYTIYAKGLLGATVPAKQLSITSSLHRF; this is encoded by the coding sequence ATGAAATTTAATCTTACTTCATTTTCGAAAAACATCAAGAGAACTTTAGTCCTTACCGCAATTACTGGTGCTGTTCTTTCTTTCAATGCTTGTAAAAAAGATAGCCCTATTCAGCAGGACCGTTCAGCATTATCGATTACAAATGCTTCACCGCTCAATGATTCTATCGATTTTATTCTGAACAACAGAAAAGTAAGTTCAGTTTCTTTACCTTATGGAAAGACCTATAACTATTTTACGCTGATTTCAGGAAAACAGTTGGGGGCTTTAGCGAAAGCAGGTTCGGTAGAAACTTTTTACCGTTCGAACTTTGACCTGGTAACCAACCAGTATCACTCGCTTTACATCACCAGTCAGACGATTAACAAAGCTGATAGCTCTGCTTTCCTTGTGATTAAAGATGACTTCACTGCACCTGCTGCAGGTCAGGGTAAAATACGTTTTATCAACCTTTCTTCAAACTCGCCAGCTTATGACCTGGTTATTGATGGAGATACGACTTCGTTCAAAAACAGGGCTTTCAAGGAGTACACAGTGTTTAAAAACCTTAAACCAGCTAAATACAAAGTATCACTGGTTAACCCAACTACCAAAGCAGTTGCTGCTACGCTTGCAGATGTGGAAATTACAGCCGGAAACTTTTATACGATCTATGCTAAAGGCTTACTGGGAGCAACAGTTCCAGCGAAACAATTAAGCATCACTTCAAGCCTTCACAGGTTTTAA
- the cobC gene encoding alpha-ribazole phosphatase family protein, which translates to MEVYLIRHTTPLIAKGLIYGRMNVPLAASFEQEKDLILQQIPADLDQVYSSPSFRCQALAAEISAVYTQNEALYELDFGDWEGDTWDTIDRVECSTWMEDFVNLAPPNGETMLQMEHRVLSFLKEVLLQPFRQVGIVTHSGVIRIILAHYRQIALKDSFSLKIGIGEVFGLKL; encoded by the coding sequence ATGGAAGTTTATCTGATCCGGCATACTACTCCTTTGATTGCAAAAGGGTTGATTTATGGCCGCATGAATGTTCCGCTTGCTGCAAGTTTTGAGCAGGAGAAAGATTTGATACTGCAGCAAATTCCAGCTGATCTGGATCAAGTGTATTCAAGTCCTTCTTTCAGGTGTCAGGCTCTTGCTGCTGAAATTTCCGCAGTTTATACGCAAAATGAGGCTTTATATGAACTGGATTTCGGAGATTGGGAAGGGGATACCTGGGATACGATTGACCGGGTGGAATGTAGTACCTGGATGGAAGATTTTGTGAATCTGGCACCACCTAATGGAGAGACTATGCTACAGATGGAGCATCGGGTTTTGTCTTTTCTGAAAGAAGTTCTACTGCAGCCTTTCCGGCAGGTCGGGATAGTGACTCATAGTGGGGTAATCCGCATTATTCTGGCACATTATCGTCAAATTGCTTTGAAAGATTCTTTTAGTTTGAAAATTGGGATTGGGGAGGTGTTTGGGCTTAAGCTATAA
- a CDS encoding dicarboxylate/amino acid:cation symporter, which translates to MNSFYKSYKGIIWLIAGIIAGSLAGLIFGERVKVLKPIGEIFLNLLFTAVIPLVFFSISSAIGGLKETNKLSKMMAVMVLVFLSTILVSASLTIMAVRIFPVHEHMTNTPLAETIVKKPFGDQITQLLTTSEFFELLSRKSMLAMIIFSVLTGFATLRSGSYGTAFSNFLTAGNEVFKNVFIIIMKLAPLGLGAYFAYQVGVFGPQLFGTYARSLGLYYGTGAFYFVVIFTLYAFVAGGMKGIKKYWNNNIIPSATAIGTCSSIANIPANLDAAQKIGIPSYIANVTIPLGATLHKDGSSISSIIKMAVVFAMFGKGFDNIETITIALGMTVLVSIVEGGIPNGGYVGELLFISAYGFPPEALPPAMIIGTLVDPMATLLNSTGDTVAAMLVTRFTEGKNWLTIKA; encoded by the coding sequence ATGAACAGCTTCTATAAGAGTTATAAAGGAATAATCTGGCTGATAGCTGGTATCATTGCCGGTAGTTTGGCCGGCTTAATATTTGGCGAACGTGTTAAAGTATTAAAGCCTATTGGAGAAATATTCCTTAATCTTTTATTTACTGCTGTAATCCCGCTGGTATTTTTCTCTATTTCATCGGCTATTGGTGGCCTGAAAGAAACTAACAAACTCAGTAAAATGATGGCAGTGATGGTTTTGGTATTTCTATCGACCATTCTGGTTTCCGCTTCTTTAACTATCATGGCAGTCCGGATTTTCCCTGTTCATGAGCACATGACCAATACTCCGCTCGCAGAAACTATAGTTAAAAAACCTTTTGGTGATCAGATTACGCAACTATTGACCACCAGCGAGTTCTTTGAATTGCTATCCAGGAAAAGTATGCTGGCCATGATTATATTCTCTGTACTGACCGGTTTTGCGACTTTACGTTCTGGCTCCTATGGAACGGCTTTTTCCAATTTCCTGACTGCGGGAAATGAAGTTTTCAAAAATGTATTTATTATTATCATGAAACTGGCTCCCTTAGGACTTGGAGCTTATTTCGCCTACCAGGTCGGTGTTTTTGGCCCCCAGTTATTTGGGACTTATGCCAGGTCCCTCGGACTCTACTACGGGACCGGGGCTTTTTATTTTGTGGTTATTTTCACCCTTTACGCCTTCGTGGCCGGAGGGATGAAAGGCATTAAAAAGTACTGGAACAATAACATTATCCCATCAGCCACTGCGATAGGGACTTGCAGCAGTATTGCTAATATACCTGCTAATTTAGACGCTGCACAAAAAATAGGTATCCCCTCCTACATAGCCAATGTGACGATCCCACTCGGAGCAACCCTGCACAAAGACGGATCAAGTATTTCTTCCATTATTAAAATGGCTGTTGTATTCGCCATGTTTGGCAAAGGCTTTGACAATATAGAAACGATAACCATAGCTTTAGGAATGACCGTGCTGGTCAGTATCGTTGAGGGAGGTATTCCGAACGGAGGTTATGTAGGCGAATTATTATTCATTTCCGCTTACGGATTCCCCCCTGAAGCATTACCACCGGCGATGATCATCGGAACGTTAGTAGATCCGATGGCCACCTTATTAAATTCTACCGGCGACACCGTAGCAGCTATGTTAGTTACGCGTTTTACGGAGGGAAAAAATTGGCTGACTATAAAGGCATAA
- a CDS encoding bifunctional adenosylcobinamide kinase/adenosylcobinamide-phosphate guanylyltransferase has product MLIFITGGVRSGKSAYAQKRVKELCQDPVYVATAKIWDDDFQERVKRHQDDRGPEWTNFEAYRDLHLLPLQGRHAVIDCVTLWLTNFFMDHNNDIDLSLADFKKEIDQLLEIPGTFFIISNELGMGLHADTPVGRKFADLQGWANQYVAAKANEAVFMVSGLPLFLKQ; this is encoded by the coding sequence ATGCTGATTTTTATTACAGGAGGAGTGAGAAGCGGTAAAAGTGCCTATGCACAAAAGCGGGTGAAAGAACTTTGTCAGGATCCGGTATATGTGGCAACCGCTAAAATATGGGATGATGATTTTCAGGAAAGGGTAAAACGTCATCAGGATGACCGTGGGCCAGAGTGGACAAATTTTGAGGCTTACCGGGACTTACATCTTTTACCCTTGCAAGGACGGCATGCAGTGATTGATTGTGTAACGTTATGGTTAACTAATTTCTTTATGGACCACAATAATGATATTGATCTTTCTCTGGCCGATTTCAAAAAGGAAATTGATCAGCTGCTTGAAATCCCTGGCACTTTCTTTATCATTTCGAATGAATTGGGTATGGGATTGCATGCCGACACTCCAGTGGGCCGTAAATTTGCCGATCTTCAGGGCTGGGCTAACCAATATGTAGCGGCAAAAGCAAATGAGGCTGTTTTTATGGTGTCGGGACTTCCGTTGTTTTTAAAGCAATAA
- a CDS encoding glycoside hydrolase family 125 protein: MKRRSFVQKAGLLTAALVSGKMLSFAADPGFPIVRKSIELRRFTSRAVENAITEFTDKVKNKELGWLFNNCFPNALDNLVTYSEVGGKPDTFLNTGDVDAMWLRDSSVHMWTYLPFLKRDKGLRNLVGGVINRQMSYVLKDPYASSFYNDPLKVGSMKDDLTTMLPGVHERKWELDSLCYPIRLSYRYWQQTKDTSFFDAKWQDAIKTILKTFKEQQRKDNSGPYHFQRTTLWATDSLPMEGFGYPVKPVGLICSAFRPSEDATVFSFLVPSNFFAVVSLRQAAELFRVIKADESLAKEMEALALEVRLALQKYAIIEHATYGKVYAYEVNGMGSYNLMDDANVPSLLALPYLGAISMTDPVYLNTRKMVHSVDNPFFYKGSLAEGIGSPRITKHMIWPMSIISRGLTSTDDEEIKLCLKMLQKCHGDTGVLHESFDPDNPKQFTGSPYARANSLFAEFLWKTYQERPYLLV, translated from the coding sequence ATGAAAAGAAGATCATTTGTGCAGAAGGCGGGACTTTTAACTGCTGCCCTGGTGTCGGGAAAAATGTTATCATTTGCCGCTGACCCCGGGTTTCCAATTGTAAGAAAATCAATAGAGCTACGTCGTTTTACCAGCAGAGCAGTTGAAAATGCGATTACAGAATTTACAGATAAAGTGAAAAATAAAGAGCTTGGCTGGTTATTCAATAATTGTTTTCCAAATGCACTGGATAATCTGGTTACTTATAGCGAAGTGGGCGGAAAGCCGGATACGTTTTTAAATACCGGAGATGTAGATGCCATGTGGCTGAGAGACAGTAGTGTTCATATGTGGACTTATTTGCCGTTTTTAAAGCGCGATAAAGGCTTGAGGAACCTGGTGGGCGGGGTCATTAACAGGCAGATGTCTTATGTTCTTAAAGATCCTTATGCCAGCTCTTTTTATAATGACCCGCTAAAAGTGGGTTCTATGAAAGATGACCTGACTACGATGCTCCCTGGTGTACATGAGCGCAAATGGGAACTCGATTCGCTGTGTTATCCTATCCGCTTGTCTTACAGATATTGGCAGCAGACTAAAGACACCAGTTTTTTTGATGCCAAATGGCAAGATGCAATAAAAACTATTCTGAAGACTTTTAAAGAGCAGCAGCGTAAGGACAATTCCGGGCCTTATCATTTCCAGCGTACCACTTTGTGGGCAACTGATAGTTTGCCGATGGAAGGATTTGGTTATCCGGTAAAACCAGTCGGATTGATTTGTTCTGCTTTCAGACCAAGTGAAGATGCGACCGTTTTTTCTTTCCTGGTTCCTTCAAATTTCTTTGCAGTAGTGAGTTTGCGTCAGGCTGCTGAACTATTCAGGGTAATTAAAGCCGATGAGTCATTGGCTAAAGAGATGGAAGCGCTTGCATTGGAAGTGAGATTGGCCTTGCAAAAATATGCAATTATAGAGCATGCCACCTATGGTAAAGTCTATGCTTATGAAGTGAACGGAATGGGAAGTTATAACCTCATGGATGATGCCAATGTACCCAGTTTGCTTGCTTTACCATATTTGGGTGCTATCTCTATGACAGATCCGGTATATCTGAATACAAGGAAAATGGTCCATTCTGTGGATAATCCATTTTTTTATAAAGGAAGTTTGGCCGAAGGAATAGGAAGCCCGCGTATTACCAAACATATGATCTGGCCAATGAGTATTATTTCCAGAGGATTGACCAGCACGGATGACGAAGAAATTAAGCTTTGTTTGAAAATGCTGCAGAAATGTCATGGAGATACAGGTGTTTTACATGAGTCTTTTGATCCGGATAACCCGAAACAATTTACTGGCTCTCCCTATGCCAGGGCAAATAGTTTGTTTGCAGAGTTTTTGTGGAAAACCTATCAGGAACGGCCTTATTTATTGGTTTAG
- a CDS encoding TonB-dependent receptor → MNKNLPLLFKNLLIGTVLLSSSALAQEKKADSVKTNALDEVVVTSSRTEIKRRHVPQSMTVISKAVIEMTSSQEVTDLLKKNSSISIVQYPGLSSGIGIRGFRPQTSGLNQRSLLLVDGRPAGTASIATINPSDIERIEVLKGPASALYGSSAMGGVVNIITKKSFGDIHGNVFAEYGSYETTKLGASAGGNISKKLDFDLSFLNYDRAKNMKLGKGNLFRKMLGANAALYNYTTGPVEMDDKRSDGLRRDYTKLNYNTGSLRLGYQFDANWRLDVRGERFVAKNVESPSDIQFGNGQPSTKDIERHNEEATLSGTIDQHHLTLKGYTSQENNLNNTLLTVNGLVAPYASYKSVTSWKGIQAKDAYQLGNHSVVFGLDYSNALTSSQSFNPDGSESAPYSPNYSLSSGAAYIQGQLNFLDNKLVINPGVRLDLITYNVKQTPLLTTYAGGKKTNPFFSPSLAAQYSLNKLFTVHATTGRAFVTPDAYNVAGYSERVKDGKASVIQGNADLKNENSISWDAGLRFNKSEWGLTADFTYYNTYVKDRITTQTSVPVPAENTPSGFPISSRMTYINANKANINGFEAEVAWDFGTLAAKDYSLKVFGNATKSSKAKEVTIAANGTELTKDIYNVPNFTSSYGFEFNNLKGLDLRLSGRYVGKRKDTDFNDPKFPEIVYPEFMTADFAASYTYKKRHTVTFLMNNITDENYYEKRGFNLAGRNFSLRYNISF, encoded by the coding sequence ATGAATAAAAATTTACCTTTATTATTTAAAAACCTGCTTATAGGTACGGTTTTACTCAGCAGTTCTGCATTAGCGCAGGAAAAAAAAGCTGATTCTGTGAAGACGAATGCACTTGACGAAGTGGTCGTTACTTCTTCAAGGACGGAGATTAAAAGACGTCATGTACCGCAAAGTATGACGGTCATCAGTAAAGCAGTCATAGAGATGACTTCTTCGCAGGAAGTAACGGATCTATTGAAAAAAAACTCTTCCATCAGTATTGTACAATATCCGGGTTTGTCTTCTGGAATTGGTATTCGTGGTTTCAGGCCACAAACAAGCGGCTTAAATCAACGTTCTTTATTATTAGTTGATGGTCGTCCGGCGGGTACAGCAAGTATTGCTACGATTAATCCATCGGATATCGAGCGTATTGAAGTGCTCAAAGGGCCTGCTTCTGCCTTATATGGCTCATCGGCTATGGGTGGGGTAGTGAACATCATCACTAAAAAATCTTTTGGTGATATCCATGGGAATGTTTTTGCCGAGTATGGTTCTTATGAAACGACTAAACTAGGTGCCTCTGCAGGTGGGAATATCAGTAAGAAATTAGACTTTGATTTGTCTTTTCTGAATTACGACAGAGCTAAAAACATGAAATTAGGGAAGGGTAATTTGTTCAGAAAGATGCTTGGTGCTAATGCTGCACTCTATAATTATACCACCGGGCCTGTTGAAATGGATGATAAACGTTCTGATGGATTGAGACGGGACTATACAAAATTGAACTACAATACAGGAAGTCTGAGATTAGGTTATCAGTTTGATGCCAACTGGAGACTGGATGTTCGTGGAGAACGCTTTGTTGCCAAAAATGTAGAATCTCCGAGTGATATACAATTTGGAAACGGACAGCCGAGTACAAAAGATATTGAACGTCATAATGAGGAAGCAACGCTTTCCGGTACTATCGATCAACACCATTTAACCTTGAAAGGCTATACTTCTCAGGAAAATAACCTGAACAATACCTTACTGACCGTAAATGGACTTGTAGCACCTTACGCATCTTATAAAAGTGTAACCAGCTGGAAAGGCATACAGGCCAAAGATGCTTACCAATTAGGAAATCATTCAGTGGTTTTTGGTCTGGATTACAGCAATGCTTTAACAAGCTCCCAATCTTTTAATCCTGATGGTTCTGAATCTGCTCCATATTCTCCAAACTACAGTCTTTCTTCTGGCGCGGCTTATATTCAGGGGCAATTAAATTTTCTGGACAATAAATTAGTTATTAATCCAGGTGTACGTTTGGATCTGATTACTTATAATGTGAAGCAAACCCCATTGTTGACCACTTATGCAGGTGGAAAAAAAACAAATCCTTTCTTTAGCCCAAGTTTAGCCGCCCAATATTCGCTTAACAAGTTATTCACTGTTCATGCGACTACAGGCCGTGCTTTTGTAACGCCAGACGCTTATAACGTAGCTGGTTATTCTGAAAGAGTTAAGGATGGTAAAGCAAGTGTGATCCAGGGTAATGCTGATCTGAAAAATGAGAACAGTATTTCATGGGATGCAGGTCTGAGATTCAATAAATCTGAATGGGGGCTGACTGCTGATTTCACTTATTACAATACCTATGTTAAAGACAGGATCACCACGCAGACCAGCGTACCTGTGCCGGCTGAAAATACACCAAGTGGTTTTCCAATTAGCAGCCGTATGACTTATATCAATGCAAATAAAGCAAATATCAACGGTTTTGAGGCTGAGGTTGCATGGGATTTCGGAACACTGGCAGCAAAAGACTATTCTTTAAAAGTTTTTGGGAATGCAACTAAATCATCTAAAGCAAAAGAGGTTACGATTGCAGCTAATGGTACTGAATTGACTAAAGACATTTACAATGTACCCAACTTTACCTCAAGCTATGGCTTTGAATTCAACAACCTGAAAGGGCTTGATTTAAGATTAAGCGGCAGATACGTTGGTAAACGTAAGGATACTGATTTTAATGACCCTAAATTTCCTGAAATTGTTTATCCTGAATTTATGACAGCAGATTTTGCAGCCAGTTATACTTACAAGAAAAGACATACAGTTACTTTTCTGATGAATAACATTACAGACGAAAACTATTATGAAAAACGCGGGTTTAACCTTGCAGGAAGGAACTTCTCTCTAAGATATAACATCAGCTTCTAA
- a CDS encoding cob(I)yrinic acid a,c-diamide adenosyltransferase has product MKIYTKKGDKGTTGLFGGKRVDKDDVRVECVGTLDEVNSTIGMLRVKLGTAHEWQSNLHKIQKDLMDMMSHLARPSDAAKINTNPMPADGPVFCETWIDALENAMTNPSDYFILPGGNEISALCHMVRTQMRRGERRLVSLIKTDEVEETIPAYINRLSDLFFTLSRAEMDKAGVAEEKWQLFLYKRFKHTDPAVKP; this is encoded by the coding sequence ATGAAGATATATACTAAAAAAGGGGATAAAGGGACTACCGGGCTTTTCGGAGGGAAACGTGTAGACAAAGATGATGTACGGGTAGAATGTGTAGGGACGCTCGATGAGGTAAATTCTACTATAGGTATGCTGAGAGTAAAGCTTGGTACTGCCCATGAGTGGCAAAGTAACCTGCATAAAATTCAGAAAGACCTGATGGATATGATGTCACATCTTGCACGGCCATCTGATGCGGCAAAAATCAATACCAATCCAATGCCTGCCGACGGCCCTGTTTTTTGTGAAACATGGATCGATGCGCTGGAAAACGCAATGACAAATCCGTCAGATTATTTTATCCTGCCCGGTGGAAATGAGATTTCAGCACTTTGCCATATGGTCAGGACACAAATGCGTAGAGGAGAAAGAAGATTAGTCAGTTTGATTAAAACAGATGAAGTTGAGGAAACAATCCCTGCCTATATCAATCGTTTGTCCGATTTGTTTTTTACGCTTTCACGGGCTGAAATGGATAAGGCTGGTGTAGCAGAAGAGAAATGGCAACTGTTTTTATATAAGAGATTTAAGCATACTGATCCAGCTGTAAAACCATAA
- the cobT gene encoding nicotinate-nucleotide--dimethylbenzimidazole phosphoribosyltransferase: protein MITEDLKTLIDNKTKPPGSLGLLEDLALQIGEILGTTGPQLINPHLVVFAADHGIAKEGVSAFPQEVTRQMVLNFLNGGAAINVFCKQHDIRLQVIDAGVNFDFDDGLPLGDGKIAKGTASFLHGPAMTTFQAELCLLKGEAVVAEIVAKGCNVIGFGEMGIGNTSSAAVLMSLLCDLPLSECIGRGTGLNDEQLLKKQQILEQAVANYKGDRDIFKLMAYFGGFELMEMTGAILAAGKRKMVIMVDGFIATAAYLCAYRIDQSIKKNAVFCHESEEKGHRLLLAYLEAKPLLSLHLRLGEGTGCALAYPLLKSAVNFLNEMASFQSAAISNKS from the coding sequence ATGATCACTGAAGATTTAAAAACATTAATAGATAATAAGACAAAACCTCCGGGGTCTTTGGGCTTACTGGAAGATCTCGCTTTACAAATAGGAGAAATATTAGGAACAACAGGTCCGCAGTTAATTAATCCTCATCTGGTAGTTTTTGCTGCAGACCATGGAATTGCTAAAGAAGGTGTCAGCGCTTTTCCTCAGGAAGTGACCCGGCAAATGGTGCTTAATTTTTTAAACGGGGGAGCTGCAATCAATGTTTTTTGTAAACAACATGATATTCGTCTTCAGGTAATCGATGCAGGAGTGAATTTTGATTTTGATGATGGATTGCCATTGGGCGATGGAAAAATTGCGAAAGGAACAGCTTCGTTTTTACACGGCCCGGCAATGACTACTTTTCAGGCAGAACTTTGTTTATTAAAAGGTGAAGCCGTAGTTGCAGAAATCGTTGCAAAAGGATGTAATGTCATTGGTTTTGGAGAGATGGGGATAGGAAATACTTCCAGCGCTGCGGTCCTGATGAGCTTACTGTGTGATTTGCCACTCTCAGAGTGTATTGGCAGAGGCACAGGACTAAATGACGAACAGCTGCTTAAAAAACAGCAAATTCTGGAACAAGCAGTTGCAAACTATAAAGGAGACCGTGACATTTTCAAATTGATGGCATATTTTGGCGGATTTGAATTGATGGAAATGACCGGAGCTATATTAGCTGCGGGAAAAAGAAAAATGGTAATCATGGTAGATGGGTTCATTGCAACGGCAGCCTATCTTTGTGCCTATCGTATAGATCAAAGTATCAAAAAAAATGCTGTTTTCTGTCATGAGTCAGAGGAAAAAGGACATCGTTTATTATTGGCATACCTGGAGGCAAAACCCTTGTTAAGCCTTCACCTTCGTTTGGGGGAGGGAACTGGTTGTGCGCTGGCTTATCCGCTGCTTAAAAGTGCTGTAAACTTTTTAAATGAAATGGCTAGTTTTCAAAGTGCGGCGATTTCTAATAAATCCTGA
- a CDS encoding RNA polymerase sigma factor: protein MFQEIIAGLGARDERIQERIYVHYWGYLMGISTRYFKDRNAAKEVVNDSFMKAFKTMYDFRHDHNLIDFQKTFKAWLAKITVRTALDRIRASKSVLSYVDEYEEGTVGYVEVEEKLFAEDILKLLHGIPDLHRTVFNLYEIEGFSHDEIASLLTIPVSSSRTYLTRAKQKLRELYKKSIEITDGIS from the coding sequence ATGTTCCAGGAGATCATTGCGGGTCTTGGTGCGCGTGATGAGCGTATACAAGAACGTATTTATGTCCACTACTGGGGTTATCTGATGGGTATATCGACACGTTATTTTAAGGATAGAAACGCTGCTAAGGAGGTGGTAAACGATAGTTTTATGAAGGCATTTAAAACCATGTATGACTTCAGGCATGACCACAATCTAATAGATTTTCAAAAAACTTTTAAGGCCTGGCTGGCCAAAATAACGGTTCGTACTGCATTGGATAGGATCAGGGCCAGCAAATCTGTGCTGAGCTATGTAGATGAATATGAAGAGGGGACTGTGGGTTATGTGGAAGTAGAAGAGAAGCTTTTTGCTGAAGATATTCTGAAGCTCCTGCATGGGATCCCTGATTTACACCGTACTGTTTTCAATCTTTATGAGATTGAAGGCTTCAGCCATGACGAAATAGCTTCATTGTTAACAATCCCGGTCAGCTCGAGCCGGACTTATCTTACCCGGGCAAAGCAAAAGTTAAGGGAACTCTATAAAAAAAGCATTGAAATTACTGATGGAATATCCTAA
- a CDS encoding Rpn family recombination-promoting nuclease/putative transposase produces MSASTNKYIDPLTDFGFKHLFGGEPNKEIMIAFLNALFEGEKHITDLVYNPTELAGDDRDHKKVSFDLLCTGDTGEQFIVEMQRADHDNFEDRCIFYLSRLIHQQKLKSNRHWEVKMKEVFLIAILDFNRKNCLSDHYLQSISLVNTGTGKIFHNGLGFKFLELPKFDKKENELENELDKWVYLLKHMHSLDQIPKYLDKRIFEKIFNIAEMKKLSPEQQFVYDSILQREEDDYSRLKSAERRGIREGIEEGMEKGIEKGIEKGLEKGIAQGKHETALAIAGKMKEENFDIDKIAGFTALSREEIESL; encoded by the coding sequence ATGTCAGCTAGTACAAATAAATACATTGATCCATTAACAGATTTTGGATTCAAACATCTTTTCGGTGGTGAGCCCAACAAAGAGATCATGATTGCTTTTTTAAACGCCTTGTTTGAAGGAGAAAAACACATTACCGATCTTGTCTACAACCCAACTGAACTTGCCGGGGATGACAGGGATCATAAAAAGGTAAGTTTCGATTTGCTGTGCACCGGGGACACCGGAGAACAGTTCATTGTAGAAATGCAGCGGGCAGATCATGATAATTTTGAGGACCGCTGCATTTTTTACCTGAGCCGGCTGATCCATCAGCAAAAGTTAAAGAGTAACCGGCACTGGGAAGTTAAGATGAAAGAGGTTTTTCTGATTGCGATTCTGGATTTTAATAGGAAAAATTGCCTCAGTGACCATTATTTGCAAAGTATTTCACTGGTCAATACGGGTACTGGTAAAATATTCCACAATGGACTGGGATTTAAATTTTTGGAACTGCCTAAATTTGACAAGAAAGAAAATGAACTGGAGAATGAGCTGGACAAATGGGTTTATCTGCTTAAGCACATGCACAGCCTGGATCAGATTCCTAAATACCTGGATAAACGTATTTTTGAAAAAATATTTAATATCGCTGAAATGAAGAAATTATCACCAGAACAACAATTTGTGTACGACTCGATTTTACAGCGGGAAGAGGACGATTATAGCCGGCTTAAATCTGCAGAACGCAGAGGAATAAGAGAAGGAATAGAAGAGGGAATGGAAAAAGGAATAGAAAAGGGGATCGAAAAAGGTTTAGAAAAAGGGATAGCGCAAGGTAAACATGAAACTGCGCTGGCTATTGCAGGAAAAATGAAGGAAGAGAATTTTGATATTGATAAAATTGCCGGATTTACTGCGCTCTCCAGGGAAGAAATAGAAAGTCTTTAA
- a CDS encoding adenosylcobinamide-GDP ribazoletransferase has product MNQQLKLFFTALSFYSRLSGPAYIHQDNAHNLPDSIRYLPVVGWIIGLLTAAVFMGATYLFGEAVAILLAMVASILLTGAFHEDGFADVCDGFGGGWAKEKILTIMKDSRLGTYGVVGLILLLGLKFAALLQLFTETFIAANMLTITGLFIVAHALSRFAAITLVFNHNYARIEESKASGAVVKGKLINLIIAGIFTLIPLVGLTVYLAQPLLLLTVIPVLLFSFYLGAYFKKWIGGYTGDCLGAVQQLTEVTVYLSYILIWKFI; this is encoded by the coding sequence ATGAATCAACAACTGAAACTTTTTTTTACAGCTTTATCTTTTTATTCCAGATTATCAGGTCCAGCTTATATACATCAGGATAATGCGCATAATTTGCCAGATTCAATCCGGTATTTACCTGTTGTTGGCTGGATTATCGGGCTGCTTACTGCTGCAGTTTTTATGGGGGCAACTTACCTGTTTGGTGAAGCTGTTGCAATTTTACTGGCTATGGTCGCTTCCATTTTGTTAACCGGGGCCTTTCATGAGGATGGCTTTGCGGATGTATGCGATGGTTTTGGAGGGGGATGGGCAAAAGAAAAAATTCTGACTATCATGAAAGACAGCCGCCTGGGCACTTATGGTGTTGTTGGACTGATCTTGTTACTGGGACTTAAATTTGCTGCTTTACTGCAGCTGTTTACCGAAACGTTTATTGCTGCAAATATGCTGACTATCACCGGGTTGTTTATCGTTGCACATGCGTTAAGCAGATTTGCAGCGATCACATTGGTTTTTAACCATAATTATGCACGTATAGAAGAAAGTAAAGCGAGTGGTGCTGTTGTTAAAGGAAAATTGATCAATCTGATTATTGCTGGTATTTTTACACTGATCCCGCTGGTTGGGTTAACTGTTTATCTGGCTCAGCCTTTATTGTTACTGACGGTAATTCCTGTATTGCTTTTTAGTTTTTATCTGGGTGCTTATTTTAAGAAATGGATTGGTGGTTATACTGGTGATTGCCTGGGGGCAGTACAGCAGCTTACTGAAGTGACAGTTTACTTGTCTTATATTCTGATATGGAAGTTTATCTGA